In Capillibacterium thermochitinicola, a genomic segment contains:
- the rnc gene encoding ribonuclease III, whose protein sequence is MNGESLAEINPLIQQLGLFQENSRLLKQALAHRSYTHEAGGDSNERLEFLGDSVLSLVISEYLFMHYPQKPEGDLSKWRAYLVSTESLARLARKLGLGRYLLLGVGEDKSGGRERRSILADAMEALIAAIYLEYGWERVKTFILEQWEPLLALMEKYPLPIDPKTHLQELLQAKGSVPRYKLVRAEGPDHNRLYTIAVYNGNSFLGQGVGRSKKEAEQEAAEEALKDLE, encoded by the coding sequence ATGAACGGTGAATCTTTAGCGGAAATAAACCCCTTAATCCAGCAGCTCGGGCTTTTTCAGGAAAACAGTCGCTTATTGAAACAAGCCTTAGCCCACCGCTCATATACGCACGAAGCCGGTGGGGATTCCAACGAGCGCCTGGAATTTCTCGGCGATTCCGTATTATCGTTGGTAATCAGTGAATATCTCTTTATGCATTATCCGCAAAAACCCGAAGGAGACCTTTCCAAGTGGCGGGCTTATCTGGTCAGTACCGAAAGTTTGGCGCGCCTGGCGAGGAAACTGGGGCTTGGCCGGTATCTGCTCTTGGGCGTGGGGGAAGACAAATCGGGCGGCCGGGAAAGAAGGTCGATCCTGGCCGACGCGATGGAGGCCTTGATCGCGGCCATTTACTTGGAATACGGGTGGGAGCGGGTGAAGACTTTTATTTTGGAACAATGGGAGCCCCTGCTCGCCCTGATGGAAAAGTATCCTTTACCAATCGATCCGAAAACCCATCTCCAGGAGCTGTTACAAGCGAAGGGCTCCGTTCCCCGCTACAAATTGGTCAGAGCGGAAGGCCCTGACCACAACCGCCTTTATACAATCGCGGTTTACAACGGAAATTCCTTTTTAGGCCAAGGCGTAGGCCGCAGCAAGAAGGAAGCGGAACAGGAAGCAGCGGAGGAAGCTTTGAAAGACTTAGAATAG
- a CDS encoding stage V sporulation protein S yields the protein MEILKVSASSNPKSVAGALAAVVREKSSAEVQAVGAGAVNQSIKAIAIARGYVAPNGIDLVCIPAFSEIDIDGEERTAIRFIVQPR from the coding sequence TTGGAGATTCTGAAAGTCTCAGCCAGCTCGAATCCGAAATCGGTTGCCGGTGCTCTGGCAGCGGTTGTCCGTGAAAAATCCAGTGCCGAAGTGCAAGCGGTGGGAGCTGGGGCCGTCAATCAAAGCATAAAAGCGATTGCTATTGCCAGAGGTTATGTTGCCCCCAACGGGATTGATTTGGTTTGTATTCCGGCCTTTTCTGAGATTGATATTGATGGAGAAGAACGGACGGCAATTCGCTTTATTGTACAGCCCAGGTGA
- a CDS encoding sigma-70 family RNA polymerase sigma factor, whose amino-acid sequence MTTPNQRQDLELLKRIKVGQDRSAKEELVTKYLPMVKHIVKRKYRPGYEFEDLIQEGLISLLKAIDNYNGHQYQVKFSTFAYICVLRKMLNVQKHYASVKHQFNTNTLSLCGQGAGEESRSLMDVIDDQAAMDPQELVIQKANLRRLNEVLRVYLTKIEYVVFWLYLQGMNCGEIGEQLGLDSKVVDNAKTRARRKLQKIIHQYGSLSNPQIPLRARKRADLAMEVNVI is encoded by the coding sequence GTGACTACTCCGAATCAAAGACAGGACTTGGAGTTGCTCAAAAGGATTAAAGTAGGTCAGGACCGGTCTGCCAAAGAAGAACTGGTAACCAAATATCTGCCGATGGTCAAACACATTGTTAAGCGGAAATACCGGCCGGGATACGAGTTTGAGGATTTGATCCAAGAGGGTTTGATCAGTCTCTTAAAGGCGATTGATAATTACAACGGCCATCAGTATCAGGTGAAGTTCAGTACTTTTGCTTACATTTGCGTCTTGCGGAAGATGTTAAATGTCCAGAAACACTATGCTTCCGTTAAACACCAATTTAATACGAATACACTCTCCTTATGTGGCCAAGGCGCTGGTGAGGAATCGAGAAGTTTAATGGACGTGATTGATGATCAAGCCGCGATGGACCCCCAGGAACTGGTGATCCAAAAAGCGAATCTCCGCCGTTTAAACGAAGTGCTGCGGGTTTATTTGACAAAGATTGAATATGTGGTCTTTTGGTTATATCTCCAGGGGATGAACTGTGGGGAGATCGGTGAGCAACTCGGCTTGGACAGTAAAGTGGTGGATAACGCAAAGACCAGGGCACGGCGGAAATTGCAAAAAATAATCCACCAGTACGGTTCCCTTTCCAATCCGCAGATTCCCCTCCGGGCCCGGAAACGGGCGGATCTTGCCATGGAGGTTAATGTGATTTAA
- the smc gene encoding chromosome segregation protein SMC, giving the protein MHLKRLEIHGFKSFADRINLVFKPGITAIVGPNGSGKSNIADSLRWVMGETNLRNIRGTKTDDVIFSGSEERKPLGMAEVTLVLDNTDQTLPLDYTEVAVTRRVYRSGESEFLINRVPVRLRDIQELFFDTGLGKEAYSVISQGKIDAILSVRPEDRRSVFEEAAGIMRYKVKKNLTLKKLGETENNILRIEDLLQELRAQLDPLSVQAEKASLYIDLRENLKKIEINHSYREINTINENLQTLEAAQKEKQQALTALQSEAEVLAEKVQEEKARATALETELQARQKKLMEGLAQRERVTGELNLYTERKRSLQNRQEELTGNLAALQEKSELLAEKQEQLRQSATEIESEKNRLAGAVKDLERTLAEKEEKIKELRNKLGEKKNLYTEKLAADSVLKQQISEAGAQKAFRREKEVELRTELELTLKEMAETEKRLRTIKAKLETLRQEAEEAKAEERQLAAALQKHQTYLAERVQKNQEIRERLRGLESKITVLTEMERSHQGYYQGVKALLQATREPFHQEIHGVVADLIRPEPGYELALEVALGSALQNLVITHHRHAGQAIEYLKQHRLGRATFLPLNLIEGKPDRFGEYKSILAQYNSRPATETVSYDRQYQAVVSHLLSGTLIAPDFKTAVAVAEKTGKQFRVVTLEGELIAPGGAITGGNLERRESGLLSRKGEIRRLKEEKQSLLAFLERGLNEENKLQTELKELSRQYEEKRNRGQEISLQQNSFLKDMEVLNAGYQRVVKQRDGLETALQKLGDELTAQEFTVNQLQEKLMRSATEIELITAEIRTLEEQEGVLVQEREQCLKDLSTLSSRLAGVQQEWVGKQENLQELSRNLEELQNEVARQERELLRATEELRRLEEERAQLEAAMAKTAQELTAEETELQQRRAEWQAALDHVNQMELNLRQQQKLEGELLTELHRLELQINRLNINRDNLTANLTEVYGEDWWQEVQTDWALPAHPRQEILRLKTQMKALEPVNLQAIEDYQNLKQRVDFLSQQLTDLTTARESLHKVIDEIEKTIKKQFTATFAQIRREFIELFERLFSGGKADLQLTDPDQPLESGIEILAQPPGKRLQNLSLLSGGERAMTAIALLFAILRVKPSPFCILDEIDATLDGANVQRFTELLRIFSKELQFIVITHRRGTMEVADVLYGVTMEEKGISKLISLELKEDAS; this is encoded by the coding sequence TTGCATCTGAAACGTTTGGAAATTCATGGGTTCAAATCTTTTGCCGACCGGATTAATTTAGTCTTTAAACCAGGGATTACCGCGATCGTTGGCCCGAACGGAAGCGGGAAGAGCAATATTGCCGACAGTCTGCGTTGGGTAATGGGTGAAACCAACCTCCGCAACATCCGGGGAACGAAAACCGATGACGTGATCTTTTCCGGCAGTGAAGAGCGGAAACCTTTGGGGATGGCCGAAGTCACTTTGGTTCTGGATAATACGGACCAAACTTTACCATTGGATTATACGGAGGTTGCCGTTACGCGACGGGTTTACCGTTCGGGCGAGAGCGAATTTTTGATCAACCGGGTGCCGGTCCGGCTCCGCGATATTCAAGAACTTTTCTTTGATACCGGTTTGGGCAAAGAGGCCTATTCCGTAATCAGTCAGGGGAAGATCGATGCGATTCTTTCCGTACGTCCGGAGGACCGGCGAAGCGTTTTCGAAGAAGCCGCCGGGATCATGCGGTATAAGGTGAAAAAAAATTTAACCCTAAAGAAATTGGGTGAAACCGAGAATAATATTTTGCGGATCGAGGATCTGTTACAAGAACTCCGTGCGCAGTTGGATCCTCTGTCGGTCCAGGCCGAGAAGGCTTCTTTATATATCGATCTCCGGGAAAACTTGAAAAAAATTGAGATTAACCACTCATACCGGGAGATTAATACCATCAACGAAAACCTGCAGACCTTGGAAGCGGCGCAAAAAGAAAAACAGCAAGCCCTAACCGCCCTGCAAAGCGAGGCGGAAGTCCTGGCCGAAAAGGTGCAGGAGGAGAAGGCGCGGGCGACTGCCCTTGAAACCGAATTACAAGCCAGACAGAAAAAGCTGATGGAAGGGTTGGCCCAACGGGAACGGGTAACGGGTGAACTTAACCTTTATACGGAACGGAAACGTTCCCTCCAGAACCGGCAAGAAGAGCTCACCGGGAACCTGGCGGCGCTGCAGGAAAAGAGCGAACTTTTGGCGGAGAAACAGGAGCAGCTTCGGCAGTCCGCCACCGAAATTGAATCGGAAAAGAACCGGCTCGCTGGTGCGGTCAAGGACTTGGAACGGACCTTGGCGGAGAAAGAAGAGAAGATTAAGGAGCTCCGGAACAAATTAGGCGAGAAAAAGAACCTTTATACGGAGAAGTTGGCCGCCGATTCCGTTTTAAAACAGCAGATTAGCGAGGCGGGGGCGCAAAAAGCGTTCCGCCGGGAGAAAGAGGTTGAACTCCGGACCGAATTGGAGCTGACCCTAAAAGAAATGGCGGAGACCGAGAAACGCTTACGGACCATCAAGGCGAAACTGGAAACATTACGGCAGGAAGCCGAGGAGGCGAAGGCGGAGGAACGTCAATTGGCGGCCGCGCTACAGAAACACCAGACCTATCTGGCGGAACGGGTCCAGAAAAACCAGGAAATACGGGAGCGCCTGCGCGGACTGGAGTCGAAGATCACCGTCCTGACGGAGATGGAACGGAGTCACCAGGGCTACTACCAAGGGGTTAAAGCCCTTCTTCAAGCAACACGGGAACCGTTCCACCAGGAGATCCACGGGGTGGTTGCCGATTTAATCCGCCCGGAACCCGGCTACGAACTGGCTTTGGAAGTAGCGCTTGGTTCGGCACTGCAAAATCTGGTGATTACCCACCACCGCCACGCCGGACAAGCCATCGAATATCTTAAACAACACCGCCTGGGGAGAGCAACTTTTCTCCCGCTGAACCTGATTGAAGGGAAGCCGGACCGCTTTGGCGAGTATAAATCAATTCTCGCCCAGTATAACTCCAGACCGGCGACGGAGACCGTGTCTTATGACCGGCAATACCAGGCAGTTGTCTCCCACCTGTTAAGCGGGACCTTGATCGCACCCGACTTTAAAACCGCCGTGGCCGTGGCCGAAAAGACCGGGAAGCAGTTCCGGGTGGTGACATTGGAAGGGGAGCTGATTGCGCCCGGCGGTGCCATCACCGGTGGTAATCTCGAACGCCGGGAAAGCGGCTTGCTGAGCAGAAAAGGGGAAATCCGCCGGTTAAAAGAAGAAAAGCAAAGCCTTTTGGCTTTTTTGGAACGGGGACTGAACGAAGAAAACAAGCTGCAAACGGAGCTGAAAGAACTTTCCCGGCAATACGAGGAGAAACGCAATAGAGGTCAGGAGATTAGTCTCCAGCAAAACTCATTCTTAAAGGATATGGAAGTCCTGAACGCCGGTTACCAAAGGGTGGTCAAGCAAAGGGATGGCCTGGAAACAGCCCTCCAAAAACTGGGCGACGAGTTAACAGCTCAGGAATTCACGGTCAACCAGTTGCAGGAAAAACTGATGCGCTCCGCAACAGAGATTGAGCTGATTACGGCCGAAATTCGCACCCTCGAGGAGCAGGAAGGCGTCCTTGTTCAAGAACGGGAACAATGTTTAAAGGATCTGTCCACGCTCTCCTCCCGCCTGGCCGGGGTCCAACAGGAATGGGTTGGGAAACAAGAAAACCTACAGGAATTAAGTCGTAACCTTGAAGAACTGCAGAACGAAGTGGCCCGGCAGGAAAGGGAGCTGCTGCGGGCGACTGAAGAACTGCGCCGCCTGGAAGAGGAAAGGGCGCAGTTGGAAGCGGCCATGGCGAAGACCGCGCAGGAACTCACGGCGGAAGAAACGGAGTTACAACAGCGGCGGGCCGAATGGCAAGCGGCTTTGGATCACGTCAATCAGATGGAGCTCAACCTCCGCCAGCAACAAAAACTGGAAGGGGAATTGTTGACCGAACTTCACCGCTTGGAACTGCAGATTAACCGCCTAAATATCAATCGGGATAACTTGACCGCCAATCTCACGGAAGTTTATGGGGAAGATTGGTGGCAGGAGGTCCAAACCGATTGGGCGCTTCCCGCCCACCCGCGCCAGGAGATTTTAAGGCTGAAGACGCAGATGAAAGCGCTCGAGCCCGTTAATCTGCAGGCGATTGAGGATTATCAAAATTTAAAGCAGCGGGTTGATTTCCTCTCCCAGCAGTTGACCGACCTGACCACGGCCCGGGAATCGTTGCACAAAGTGATTGACGAGATCGAAAAGACAATCAAGAAGCAGTTTACCGCCACCTTTGCTCAGATCCGGAGGGAGTTTATCGAGCTCTTTGAGCGCTTATTCTCAGGGGGAAAAGCCGATTTACAGTTGACCGATCCGGATCAACCTCTGGAATCGGGGATTGAGATTTTGGCGCAGCCGCCCGGGAAGCGCCTGCAGAATTTATCCCTGCTTTCCGGTGGGGAACGGGCGATGACGGCGATTGCCCTGCTGTTTGCGATTCTCCGGGTGAAACCCTCTCCGTTTTGTATTTTGGATGAGATTGATGCCACTTTGGACGGGGCCAATGTGCAACGTTTCACCGAGCTCTTGCGGATCTTCAGTAAAGAACTGCAATTTATCGTCATCACCCACCGACGGGGAACGATGGAAGTGGCCGATGTCCTTTACGGCGTAACGATGGAAGAGAAAGGAATCAGCAAACTAATCTCGCTCGAATTAAAGGAAGATGCCAGTTAA
- the ftsY gene encoding signal recognition particle-docking protein FtsY — MADSLVARLKASLNKTRQKLLGPLEEAVQFHKRISPEFYEELEEILITSDVGMKTTMLLMEKLKAKVKAERVDDTEAVLGYLHTIITELLSVPPPAVLDSDSPLAILVAGVNGVGKTTSIAKLTAHYKEKGKSCLLVAGDTFRAAAIDQLAIWAKRTGADLVSHQAGADPGAVAFDGISAANARKTDVVIFDTAGRLHTKVNLMSELQKVHRVVTQNLGPRQLVKFLVLDATTGQNALEQARVFHEAIGIDGIILTKLDGTAKGGIVLAIVVELGLPIVWLGIGEKAEDLRRFDAAEFATALLGHEEEPKA; from the coding sequence ATGGCCGACAGTTTAGTTGCTCGTTTAAAAGCAAGTTTAAATAAAACCCGCCAGAAACTTTTAGGCCCATTGGAAGAGGCGGTTCAGTTCCATAAAAGGATCAGTCCCGAGTTTTATGAAGAGTTGGAAGAGATCCTGATCACCTCCGATGTGGGGATGAAGACCACCATGCTCCTGATGGAGAAACTGAAAGCGAAGGTGAAAGCCGAACGGGTCGACGATACCGAAGCCGTCCTCGGTTACCTCCATACGATCATCACCGAACTGCTGTCGGTACCACCGCCGGCGGTGCTCGATAGTGATTCGCCTTTGGCGATTCTGGTGGCTGGCGTGAACGGGGTCGGCAAGACCACTTCCATTGCGAAGTTGACCGCCCACTACAAAGAGAAGGGCAAATCCTGCCTACTGGTGGCGGGGGATACCTTCCGGGCGGCCGCCATCGATCAATTGGCGATCTGGGCAAAGCGGACCGGGGCCGATTTGGTCAGTCACCAAGCGGGGGCTGATCCGGGGGCGGTTGCTTTTGATGGAATTTCGGCGGCCAACGCCCGCAAGACCGATGTGGTCATCTTTGATACGGCCGGGCGATTACACACCAAGGTTAATCTAATGTCCGAATTACAAAAGGTTCACCGGGTAGTCACCCAGAATCTGGGCCCCAGGCAATTGGTTAAATTTTTGGTCCTGGATGCGACTACGGGGCAAAATGCCTTGGAGCAGGCGCGTGTCTTTCATGAGGCGATCGGCATAGATGGAATTATCCTGACCAAGCTGGACGGTACGGCTAAAGGCGGAATTGTGCTGGCGATTGTGGTCGAATTGGGACTGCCCATTGTTTGGTTGGGCATCGGTGAGAAAGCCGAAGATTTACGCCGCTTTGACGCCGCAGAGTTTGCTACGGCGCTGTTGGGCCACGAGGAGGAGCCAAAAGCTTAA
- a CDS encoding DUF4363 family protein, translated as MKVFTGVIIFFLFFLAFGWYTEIIIAKQAEVILTELERLATYVKNADQETIATQLQVINQLWVKARNFWVLLIDHHDMDDFEVALARTKAFLDNNAPVLALSGIAELKQIIYRIPDQLRLNLENLF; from the coding sequence ATGAAGGTTTTCACCGGTGTGATCATCTTTTTTCTCTTTTTTTTGGCCTTTGGTTGGTATACGGAAATCATCATTGCCAAACAGGCGGAAGTGATCCTCACGGAACTCGAGCGACTGGCCACCTATGTTAAAAACGCCGATCAAGAAACAATCGCCACCCAACTACAGGTCATCAATCAACTCTGGGTCAAAGCGCGTAACTTCTGGGTTCTCCTCATCGATCACCATGATATGGACGATTTTGAGGTGGCGCTGGCGCGGACAAAAGCCTTCCTGGACAACAACGCGCCGGTCCTGGCTTTAAGCGGCATCGCCGAATTAAAACAGATCATCTACCGTATTCCCGACCAACTCCGTCTAAATTTAGAAAACCTTTTTTAA
- a CDS encoding DUF421 domain-containing protein, with protein sequence MLIIFVRTLFLYLLVVVVTRLMGKRQIGELQPYEFVITIMIADLVAVPMQDRGLSLFSGVIPVLTLLLVQVVFSYWSLKSLTFRRILCGKPSPIIEKGKINWAEMQSNLYHVNDLLEQLRSQGYFNLDEIEDALLETNGSLTVFPKAEKRPVTLADLKLPATPERRPLALILDGKIETANLVRAGLNHQWLQKELKKQGVTDPRTVLIAMLDTRGRFYCQTKPQTKKEKQRQK encoded by the coding sequence ATGCTGATCATTTTTGTGCGCACCCTCTTCCTCTACCTTTTGGTCGTTGTCGTCACCCGTTTAATGGGAAAACGACAAATCGGCGAGTTACAACCCTATGAATTTGTAATAACCATCATGATCGCAGATTTAGTCGCCGTACCCATGCAAGACCGGGGTTTATCCTTGTTTAGCGGCGTGATCCCCGTCCTCACCCTCCTTCTGGTCCAGGTCGTCTTCTCCTACTGGTCGCTGAAAAGTCTAACCTTTCGCCGGATTCTCTGCGGCAAACCGAGCCCCATCATCGAAAAGGGGAAGATCAACTGGGCCGAAATGCAGAGTAACCTGTATCATGTCAATGACCTTTTGGAACAACTGCGTTCCCAGGGCTATTTTAACCTTGACGAGATCGAGGATGCACTGCTGGAAACAAACGGGAGTTTGACGGTTTTCCCCAAGGCGGAAAAACGCCCGGTGACCCTGGCCGATCTCAAATTGCCGGCCACACCGGAAAGAAGGCCGCTCGCGTTAATCCTCGACGGCAAGATCGAAACCGCCAATCTGGTACGGGCCGGACTTAACCACCAGTGGCTCCAGAAGGAACTAAAAAAACAAGGCGTCACCGATCCGCGCACCGTCTTAATCGCGATGCTCGACACCCGCGGCCGCTTTTACTGCCAGACGAAACCGCAAACGAAAAAGGAGAAGCAGAGGCAAAAATGA
- a CDS encoding Glu/Leu/Phe/Val family dehydrogenase, whose translation MQQQISPLAVAQRQLDLAAEKLKLDPNIHAILREPARVLEVNFPVRMDDGSVRVFKGFRAQHNNALGPAKGGIRFHPQVTMEEVKALSMWMTFKCGVLGLPYGGGKGGVVVDPQTLSQGELERLSRAYIGAISALVGPDQDIPAPDVNTNPQIMAWMMDEFSKYKGGITYPGVVTGKPIIVGGSLGRGEATGRGCVIIIRETAKRLGIDLKTATAAIQGFGNVGSATARFLAKEGVKIIAIMEIDGGIYNKDGIDPEALLAYRAQHGTITTFPGCEPIDNETLFALDCDILVPAALENQITHENADRIKAKIVAEAANGPTTPEADEILDKKGIFLTPDILTNAGGVTVSYFEWVQNIMNYYWTAEEINTRLEQKMVEAFDRIYQMSQEYGVGMRMAAYMYSIARLAEAIKVRGWA comes from the coding sequence ATGCAGCAGCAGATTAGTCCGCTGGCTGTGGCGCAACGGCAACTTGATCTGGCAGCCGAAAAATTGAAACTGGATCCGAATATCCATGCCATCCTGAGAGAACCGGCCCGGGTTTTGGAAGTAAATTTTCCGGTCCGGATGGATGATGGTTCGGTTCGTGTTTTCAAAGGTTTCCGGGCCCAACATAATAACGCGCTTGGTCCGGCCAAGGGCGGAATCCGTTTTCATCCGCAAGTGACGATGGAAGAAGTGAAGGCGCTTTCCATGTGGATGACTTTCAAATGTGGTGTTTTGGGTCTGCCCTACGGTGGCGGCAAAGGTGGGGTCGTCGTTGACCCGCAGACGCTGTCCCAAGGTGAACTGGAGCGGCTTAGCCGGGCCTATATCGGTGCGATCTCCGCACTGGTCGGTCCGGATCAGGATATTCCGGCTCCTGATGTCAATACCAATCCGCAGATCATGGCCTGGATGATGGATGAGTTCAGTAAATATAAAGGCGGGATCACTTATCCGGGCGTAGTTACCGGGAAACCGATTATCGTCGGCGGTTCCCTTGGCCGGGGCGAAGCAACCGGCCGGGGGTGTGTGATCATCATTCGGGAAACGGCCAAACGGTTGGGGATTGATCTGAAGACGGCAACCGCGGCCATTCAAGGGTTTGGTAATGTGGGTAGTGCGACCGCCCGGTTTTTGGCCAAGGAAGGGGTAAAGATCATCGCTATTATGGAGATTGACGGCGGGATCTACAATAAGGACGGGATTGATCCGGAGGCCCTTTTGGCCTACCGGGCACAACATGGGACCATTACCACCTTCCCCGGTTGCGAGCCCATCGATAACGAAACGTTATTCGCCTTGGACTGCGATATTCTGGTTCCGGCGGCGTTGGAGAATCAGATTACCCATGAAAACGCCGACCGAATTAAAGCAAAGATTGTGGCCGAAGCCGCTAACGGGCCAACCACCCCGGAAGCTGACGAAATCCTGGACAAGAAGGGGATCTTTTTAACGCCGGATATTTTAACGAACGCGGGTGGCGTTACCGTCTCCTATTTTGAATGGGTGCAGAATATTATGAACTACTACTGGACCGCCGAGGAGATTAACACCCGGTTGGAACAGAAGATGGTGGAAGCCTTTGACCGGATCTACCAGATGAGCCAGGAGTATGGGGTTGGGATGCGGATGGCTGCCTACATGTATTCCATTGCCCGGTTGGCCGAGGCCATCAAAGTGCGCGGTTGGGCATAA
- a CDS encoding sulfide/dihydroorotate dehydrogenase-like FAD/NAD-binding protein: MKIIDKKQLAPEIVRFIVEAPQIAKKAQPGHFIILRYKENGERIPLTIADYNREKGTITLVCQGIGKSTYEINRMEVGDSFLDLLGPLGKAYPIKKLGTVVCVAGGLGVAPLYPKAKALYEAGNRIISLIGAQRKELLIMTEEMAAISAEIHFSTDDGSFGHHGFITEPLRQVLAREKVDEVVAVGPVPMMASAVKVAREFNVPVVVSLNALMVDGTGMCGGCRVTVGGETKFCCVDGPTFDGAAVDFQELLMRQRYYQEQEKEAFHRCKLEEAGQE, translated from the coding sequence GTGAAAATAATCGACAAAAAACAACTTGCACCAGAGATCGTGAGATTTATCGTGGAAGCTCCTCAGATCGCCAAAAAAGCCCAACCGGGACATTTTATTATTTTACGGTATAAAGAAAACGGCGAACGGATCCCGTTAACCATTGCCGATTACAACCGGGAAAAGGGGACGATCACCTTGGTTTGCCAGGGGATCGGGAAGAGCACTTATGAGATCAACCGGATGGAAGTGGGTGACTCCTTCTTAGACCTTTTGGGGCCTTTAGGGAAAGCCTACCCCATTAAAAAACTGGGCACCGTTGTCTGCGTCGCCGGCGGCTTGGGGGTTGCGCCCCTTTACCCGAAAGCCAAAGCTCTGTATGAAGCGGGGAACAGAATTATCAGTCTGATTGGCGCCCAGCGGAAAGAACTGTTGATCATGACCGAAGAGATGGCCGCGATCAGCGCGGAGATCCACTTCAGTACCGATGACGGCAGTTTTGGCCACCATGGTTTCATCACCGAACCCCTCCGTCAGGTACTGGCCCGCGAAAAGGTGGATGAAGTGGTGGCGGTGGGGCCGGTGCCGATGATGGCCTCTGCGGTAAAGGTGGCCCGGGAGTTCAATGTTCCGGTGGTTGTGAGTTTGAATGCGTTGATGGTTGATGGCACCGGCATGTGCGGTGGTTGCCGGGTTACGGTGGGCGGTGAAACCAAATTCTGCTGCGTGGACGGGCCGACTTTTGACGGTGCTGCCGTGGATTTTCAGGAACTGCTCATGCGCCAACGCTACTACCAGGAACAGGAGAAAGAAGCATTTCACCGTTGCAAACTAGAGGAGGCAGGACAAGAATGA
- the gltA gene encoding NADPH-dependent glutamate synthase, translating to MRQQMPKQDPAVRRTNFDEVALGFTAEQALAEAKRCLNCKKPLCVQGCPVEIDIPQFITLLVAGKPDQALAKIKEKNSLPAICGRVCPQENQCEKQCVLGRKGEPVAIGALERYCADWGRANQAVEPSCEPECAVKGKVAVVGSGPAGLTAAADLALMGYRATLFESLHAPGGVLRYGIPEFRLPKAIVDYEVGNLKKLGVEIKTNVLVGKTITIEELFATGYEAVFIGTGAGLPYFLDIPGENLNGVYSANEFLTRVNLMKAYLFPEYDTPVRIGKRVAVVGAGNVAMDAARTALRLGAETVSIVYRRSRAEMPARREEIENAEEEGVVFRLLTNPVRLEGDERGNLTTMICQKMALGEPDASGRRRPVPIPGSEEELPVDTVIVAVGQGPNPILLQATTGLALNKRGYIEVDPETMMTSIPGVFAGGDIVTGAATVIAAMGAGKKAARAIDRYLAAKKEAGK from the coding sequence ATGAGACAACAAATGCCGAAACAAGACCCGGCAGTCCGAAGGACCAACTTTGATGAAGTCGCTCTTGGTTTCACCGCCGAGCAGGCGCTGGCCGAAGCAAAGCGGTGTTTGAATTGTAAAAAACCCCTTTGTGTGCAAGGCTGTCCGGTGGAGATTGATATTCCGCAGTTTATTACGTTACTGGTTGCCGGCAAGCCGGATCAAGCGCTGGCCAAGATCAAAGAGAAGAACAGTCTGCCCGCCATTTGCGGTCGGGTCTGTCCCCAGGAAAACCAGTGTGAAAAGCAGTGTGTTTTGGGGCGGAAGGGCGAGCCGGTAGCAATCGGTGCTTTAGAGCGGTACTGTGCCGATTGGGGCCGGGCCAACCAGGCCGTGGAACCGAGCTGTGAGCCGGAATGCGCCGTGAAAGGAAAAGTGGCGGTGGTCGGTTCCGGTCCGGCGGGACTGACGGCGGCGGCCGATTTAGCCTTGATGGGCTATAGAGCCACCCTTTTTGAATCACTCCATGCCCCCGGCGGGGTCTTGCGTTACGGCATTCCCGAGTTCAGGTTACCGAAGGCCATTGTTGACTATGAAGTGGGGAATCTGAAGAAACTGGGTGTCGAGATTAAAACCAACGTTTTGGTCGGCAAGACCATTACCATCGAAGAATTGTTTGCCACCGGTTATGAAGCCGTGTTCATTGGGACGGGGGCCGGGCTTCCGTATTTCCTGGATATTCCCGGCGAAAACTTGAACGGCGTCTATTCGGCCAATGAATTCCTCACCCGGGTTAACTTGATGAAAGCCTATCTTTTTCCGGAATACGACACCCCGGTCCGCATCGGGAAACGGGTTGCGGTGGTTGGGGCCGGGAACGTGGCGATGGACGCGGCACGTACGGCCTTACGGCTCGGGGCGGAGACCGTGAGCATTGTTTACCGGCGTTCCCGCGCCGAGATGCCCGCCCGCCGGGAAGAGATTGAAAACGCCGAAGAGGAAGGGGTTGTCTTCCGACTGCTTACCAACCCGGTTCGCCTGGAAGGGGATGAGCGCGGCAATCTGACGACCATGATCTGTCAAAAAATGGCCCTTGGGGAACCGGACGCCTCCGGACGCCGAAGACCGGTGCCAATTCCCGGTTCGGAAGAGGAACTGCCGGTGGACACGGTGATCGTAGCCGTCGGTCAAGGACCTAACCCCATTCTCCTGCAAGCGACCACCGGTTTAGCATTGAACAAACGAGGTTATATCGAAGTGGATCCGGAGACCATGATGACCAGTATTCCGGGGGTCTTTGCCGGTGGAGATATCGTTACCGGTGCGGCGACTGTGATTGCGGCCATGGGGGCCGGGAAGAAGGCGGCCCGGGCCATCGACCGGTATTTGGCGGCGAAGAAAGAGGCTGGAAAATAA